In one Brevibacterium sp. CBA3109 genomic region, the following are encoded:
- a CDS encoding electron transfer flavoprotein subunit beta/FixA family protein — MNILVCIKRIPDISGQITLNDSGTDIDDSGLGHTTSAHEECAVELAIQTAAATGGKVTVLTLGPAEAVEQLRAAVAVGANDGILIEAEAPGAFGPEDIAQVIGDVIRDRAEEGQSFDLVLLGNDAADTGDFQVGIRLAYDLEYPVLTGIQTLSATGGSGGSAAIEAHGIGPAGTEVFSLDLPAVIAVQEGGVDPRYPSITGRMKAKKARIAEYVAPEPGAGSPRIGLELPPETASAVTILGEGPDAAGALVDVLEEIGVIRS, encoded by the coding sequence ATGAATATTCTCGTCTGCATCAAGCGCATCCCCGACATCTCGGGCCAGATCACACTCAACGACTCCGGCACGGACATCGATGACTCGGGTCTGGGCCACACCACCTCGGCGCATGAGGAGTGCGCGGTAGAGCTGGCCATCCAGACCGCGGCGGCCACCGGCGGCAAGGTCACGGTGCTGACCCTGGGCCCCGCCGAGGCGGTCGAACAGCTGCGCGCGGCTGTGGCCGTGGGCGCCAACGACGGGATCCTCATCGAAGCCGAGGCTCCCGGAGCCTTCGGCCCCGAGGACATTGCCCAGGTCATCGGCGACGTCATCCGCGACCGCGCCGAGGAGGGGCAGAGCTTTGATCTCGTGCTGTTGGGCAATGATGCCGCCGACACCGGTGATTTCCAGGTCGGAATCCGCCTGGCCTACGACCTCGAATACCCCGTGCTGACAGGGATCCAGACGCTGAGTGCGACCGGTGGTTCTGGCGGTTCGGCGGCGATCGAGGCCCATGGGATCGGGCCGGCTGGGACAGAGGTCTTCTCCCTTGATCTGCCCGCCGTCATCGCCGTTCAGGAGGGCGGCGTCGACCCGCGCTATCCCTCGATCACCGGGCGGATGAAGGCGAAGAAGGCTCGCATCGCCGAATATGTGGCGCCGGAACCGGGTGCCGGAAGTCCGCGCATCGGCCTCGAGCTGCCACCGGAGACGGCGAGCGCGGTCACCATCCTCGGTGAGGGGCCCGATGCTGCCGGCGCCCTGGTTGATGTTCTGGAAGAGATCGGAGTGATCAGGTCATGA
- a CDS encoding FAD-dependent oxidoreductase encodes MASIPTQASVVVVGAGIVGNSLVHHLAELGWRDIVQVDKGPLPNPGGSTGHASNFIFPVDHSREITDLTLDSVRQYKDLGVFTQSGGFEVARTQERMQELRRRMASAKAWGIESHLVTPEEVVEKVPFLDPSVIVGAFWTPTVGVVDSVGAGTMMRESAQSKGALTVSPNTEVTGIDVENGAIARVHTTKGPIETDKILVACGVWSPRIAAMAGAAIPLTPAVHQMISVGPVPQLAEQTGEISVPIVRDMDTFCYERQHGSDMEIGSYAHRAILHEPDEIPSIEAAKLSPTEMPFTDDDFDPQLEQALELMPEVLSNPDVEIRYAINGLLSLTPDGAPILGESPEVKGLWSAAAVWVKEGPGVGRAVAEWMTNGLPEIDVQGADIARFHPHQRTREHVRARTSEAFIKTYGIVHPGEQWNSDRNVRLSPMHEREKELGAVFFEVAGWERPQWYESNAKLLEEFGERVMDRSAEWDSRWWSPIINAEHLALRERAGLVDLSSFVIFDVFGPAALDAVQSIVLAQMDVSIGRVVYTPVLDEAGGFRSDLTIMRLAHDRFRVVTGAAHGMVDVKWFADRLPVTGAQIADLTSSWTTIGLWGPRARDILSQITSADVSHEGFKFGTARTIEIGSLTVLASRISYVGDLGWELYVPMESGLKLWDVLTEAGREHGLAPVGLGVYGTTGRIEKGYRAFGAELDSERSVIEVGMARPKVKSQSFVGRDAHLRHRAEDPKAVLCSLTVDDHTSASGEKRYMLGGEPILSQDGGPLVDGHGHHAFVTSAGSAPSLGQHVLMAFLPPAEAVLGNQLTVVYMEESYPVTVASIDATPLFDPSNESIRR; translated from the coding sequence ATGGCTTCCATTCCCACCCAGGCCAGTGTCGTTGTCGTCGGTGCAGGCATCGTCGGCAACAGCCTCGTCCACCATCTGGCCGAACTCGGCTGGAGGGACATCGTCCAGGTCGACAAGGGCCCGCTGCCCAACCCGGGCGGCTCGACCGGGCACGCCTCGAACTTCATCTTCCCGGTCGACCACTCCCGCGAGATCACCGACCTCACCCTCGACAGCGTGCGTCAGTACAAAGACCTGGGCGTCTTCACCCAGTCCGGCGGCTTCGAGGTCGCCCGCACCCAGGAGCGCATGCAGGAGCTGCGGCGCAGGATGGCCTCGGCGAAGGCATGGGGCATCGAGTCCCACCTGGTCACCCCCGAAGAGGTCGTCGAGAAGGTCCCCTTCCTCGACCCCTCCGTCATCGTCGGCGCCTTCTGGACACCCACGGTCGGCGTCGTCGACTCCGTGGGGGCGGGCACGATGATGCGCGAATCCGCACAGAGCAAGGGTGCGCTCACAGTGTCACCGAACACCGAAGTGACCGGCATCGACGTCGAGAACGGAGCGATCGCACGGGTCCACACGACCAAGGGACCGATCGAAACCGATAAGATCCTCGTCGCCTGCGGAGTCTGGAGCCCACGTATCGCTGCCATGGCCGGGGCCGCGATCCCGCTGACGCCGGCAGTGCACCAGATGATCAGCGTCGGCCCGGTCCCGCAGCTGGCCGAGCAGACGGGTGAGATCTCCGTTCCCATCGTGCGCGACATGGACACCTTCTGCTATGAGCGCCAGCACGGATCGGACATGGAGATCGGTTCCTATGCCCACCGTGCGATCCTTCACGAACCAGACGAGATCCCGTCGATCGAGGCCGCGAAGCTCTCTCCCACGGAGATGCCCTTCACCGACGACGATTTCGACCCACAGCTCGAACAGGCCCTCGAACTCATGCCCGAGGTCCTGTCTAACCCCGACGTCGAGATCCGCTATGCGATCAATGGTCTGCTGTCCCTGACCCCGGACGGTGCCCCCATCCTCGGCGAGTCCCCCGAGGTCAAAGGCCTGTGGTCGGCGGCAGCGGTGTGGGTGAAGGAAGGACCGGGCGTGGGCCGTGCCGTGGCCGAATGGATGACGAACGGTCTGCCCGAGATCGACGTGCAGGGCGCAGACATCGCCCGCTTCCACCCGCACCAGCGCACTCGCGAACACGTGAGGGCCCGCACCTCCGAGGCATTCATCAAGACCTACGGCATCGTCCACCCGGGCGAGCAGTGGAACTCCGACCGCAATGTCCGCCTCTCCCCCATGCATGAGCGCGAGAAGGAACTCGGCGCCGTCTTCTTCGAGGTCGCCGGCTGGGAACGCCCGCAATGGTACGAATCGAATGCGAAGCTGCTCGAGGAGTTCGGCGAGCGCGTCATGGACCGCAGCGCGGAATGGGACTCGCGCTGGTGGTCACCGATCATCAATGCCGAACATCTGGCACTGCGCGAGCGCGCCGGGCTCGTGGACCTCTCAAGCTTCGTCATCTTCGATGTGTTCGGGCCCGCCGCCCTCGATGCCGTCCAGTCCATCGTGCTCGCCCAGATGGATGTGAGCATCGGCCGCGTGGTCTACACACCGGTCCTCGATGAGGCTGGCGGGTTCCGTTCGGACCTGACCATCATGCGCCTGGCTCACGACCGGTTCCGCGTCGTCACAGGTGCCGCCCACGGCATGGTCGACGTCAAATGGTTCGCCGATCGGCTGCCGGTCACGGGTGCCCAGATCGCCGACCTCACCTCCTCGTGGACGACGATCGGACTCTGGGGGCCACGGGCACGGGACATCCTCTCGCAGATCACGAGCGCAGACGTCAGCCACGAAGGCTTCAAGTTCGGTACGGCGCGGACCATCGAAATCGGCTCGCTGACGGTCCTGGCCTCCCGCATCTCCTACGTCGGCGATCTGGGTTGGGAGCTCTACGTCCCCATGGAATCCGGGCTGAAGCTCTGGGACGTCCTCACCGAGGCCGGACGCGAGCACGGGCTCGCACCGGTGGGGCTGGGCGTCTATGGCACGACGGGGCGCATCGAGAAGGGCTACCGCGCCTTCGGTGCCGAACTCGACTCCGAACGCAGCGTCATCGAGGTCGGTATGGCCCGACCGAAGGTGAAGTCGCAGAGCTTCGTCGGCCGCGATGCCCACCTGCGACACCGCGCGGAGGACCCGAAAGCGGTCCTCTGCTCACTCACGGTCGACGATCATACGAGCGCCAGCGGCGAGAAGCGCTACATGCTCGGCGGGGAACCCATCCTGTCCCAGGACGGCGGCCCGCTGGTCGATGGGCATGGGCACCACGCCTTCGTCACCTCGGCGGGGTCCGCTCCGAGCCTGGGACAGCACGTCCTGATGGCCTTCCTCCCTCCCGCCGAGGCGGTCCTGGGCAACCAGCTCACCGTCGTCTACATGGAGGAGTCCTACCCGGTGACGGTGGCCTCGATCGACGCCACCCCACTCTTCGACCCCAGCAACGAGAGCATCAGGAGGTAG
- a CDS encoding IclR family transcriptional regulator yields the protein MSNSETNTGSVQSVDRAVTILEIIARTGLAGVTDIAAELGVHKSTASRIVSTLEARGLVEQDQHRGKYRLGLGILRLAGATTARLDIVQEARPIAKLLAERTGETINIAVLSDGAALYLDQVSGTASVQSHNWVGQRIPLHATSNGKVLLSGLSEAGIRTALESRLPTYTPHTVTSIPHLLTEIAEVVAAGHSIVIDELEIGLTAVSAPIRNAHGDVIASISASGPGFRFTDKKVAAAKDLLVAAAADVSSRFGWRENP from the coding sequence ATGAGCAACAGCGAGACGAACACCGGCTCCGTGCAGTCGGTCGACCGCGCGGTCACGATCCTGGAGATCATAGCCCGCACCGGCCTCGCCGGCGTCACCGACATCGCCGCCGAACTCGGCGTGCACAAGTCGACCGCCTCCCGCATCGTCTCCACGCTCGAGGCCCGCGGCCTCGTCGAACAGGACCAGCATCGCGGCAAGTACCGCCTGGGCCTGGGCATCCTCCGCCTCGCCGGAGCCACCACCGCACGCCTCGACATCGTCCAGGAGGCCCGCCCGATCGCGAAACTCCTGGCCGAACGCACCGGGGAGACGATCAACATCGCCGTCCTCTCCGACGGCGCGGCCCTCTACCTCGACCAAGTATCGGGCACCGCCTCCGTCCAGAGCCACAACTGGGTCGGCCAGCGCATCCCCCTGCACGCGACGTCGAACGGCAAGGTCCTCTTGTCGGGCCTGAGCGAGGCCGGCATCCGCACTGCCCTTGAGTCCAGGCTTCCGACCTACACCCCGCACACCGTGACTTCGATTCCCCACCTGCTCACCGAAATCGCCGAGGTGGTCGCCGCCGGGCACTCGATCGTCATCGATGAGCTCGAGATCGGCCTCACCGCCGTCTCCGCACCCATCCGCAACGCCCACGGCGATGTCATCGCCTCGATCTCGGCCTCGGGGCCGGGGTTCCGCTTCACCGACAAAAAGGTCGCTGCCGCCAAAGACCTGCTGGTGGCTGCGGCCGCTGACGTCTCGTCACGGTTCGGCTGGCGCGAAAACCCTTGA
- a CDS encoding IclR family transcriptional regulator, with translation MTNGTQSIDRAAEILSLVVKADAPISYTEVVESTQLARSTVSRLLSALERNGLVERDGGGQYRGGSLFATYASRFDRVETLVTAADPTLQRLSEETGETVNLAVPSSTGVVQVAQVDSTFVLGATNWVDVEVPPHCSALGKIMYAFDIIPVPSGRLERRTPYTLGSRKELLDNLAEVRERGYAIVHQEFEEGLDALAAPVNGVDGRVIAAIGISGPTMRIADHHDEVGRLLVDEAGLLSRSLKRKVTHR, from the coding sequence ATGACCAATGGGACCCAGTCGATCGATCGTGCGGCAGAGATATTGTCGCTGGTGGTGAAGGCGGATGCCCCGATCTCCTACACCGAGGTGGTGGAGTCGACCCAGCTGGCGCGCTCGACGGTCTCACGACTGCTCTCCGCCCTCGAACGCAACGGGCTGGTCGAACGTGACGGGGGCGGGCAGTATCGCGGAGGTTCCCTGTTCGCGACCTACGCTTCGCGCTTCGATCGCGTCGAGACGCTGGTCACGGCGGCTGATCCCACACTGCAGCGGCTGAGCGAAGAGACCGGTGAGACGGTCAACCTCGCCGTCCCCAGCTCCACGGGTGTCGTGCAGGTCGCGCAGGTCGATTCGACCTTCGTCCTCGGCGCCACGAACTGGGTCGATGTGGAGGTGCCGCCGCACTGCTCGGCGCTGGGCAAGATCATGTATGCCTTCGACATCATTCCGGTCCCCTCGGGCCGTCTGGAACGGCGCACCCCCTACACCTTGGGGTCCCGGAAAGAGCTCCTGGACAACCTCGCCGAGGTGCGCGAACGTGGATACGCGATCGTGCACCAGGAGTTCGAAGAGGGCCTCGATGCCCTGGCCGCACCCGTGAACGGCGTCGACGGCCGGGTGATTGCGGCGATCGGAATCTCGGGTCCGACCATGCGCATCGCTGATCACCACGATGAGGTCGGGCGTCTCCTCGTCGACGAAGCGGGCCTGCTCTCCCGCAGCCTCAAGCGCAAGGTCACCCACCGCTGA
- a CDS encoding FMN-binding glutamate synthase family protein has product MGRFLAIAATLSILVALGWAAAVGPWAWWVIGALVAAVIVLAIYDLTQKKHAILRNYPVVGHLRFLLESLRPELQQYFIERNWDGRPFDRDTRSIVYERSKGIHGEKAFGTERDVNAAGYEYLTHSTAPVTAPSTAPRVMVGGPDCSQPYSMSLLNVSAMSFGALSPNAVRALNRGAEMGGFAHDTGEGGISPYHLENNGDLIWEVGSGYFGTRTDDGRFDPDQFAQQSSREQVKCVSLKLSQGAKPGIGGVLPAAKVTAEIARARGVPEGEKCVSPAAHSAFSTPTELIEFIARMRELSGGKPAGFKLCVGSRIDVLAICKAINEVGTAPDFIIVDGSEGGTGAAPLEFEDHMGTPLTDGLLTVHNALVGTGLRDQIRIGASGKVATGNDIVKRLAQGADYTNSARAMMMAVGCIQAQICHTGLCPVGVTTQDLKRQRALHVGDKSERVQNYQKATVDQAVQIMASMGVSDPRDLRPEFLQRNIARNEHRSYAELYEWLQPGELLAQAPESWAKDWALADSGTFRRRA; this is encoded by the coding sequence ATGGGACGTTTCCTGGCAATCGCTGCGACACTCAGCATTCTGGTGGCCCTGGGATGGGCGGCAGCAGTCGGACCGTGGGCATGGTGGGTGATCGGGGCGCTCGTCGCCGCCGTCATCGTTCTCGCGATCTACGACCTCACGCAGAAGAAGCACGCGATCCTGCGCAACTATCCGGTTGTCGGGCACCTGCGGTTCCTGCTCGAGAGCCTGCGGCCAGAACTCCAGCAGTACTTCATCGAACGCAACTGGGACGGTCGCCCCTTCGACCGTGACACACGCTCAATCGTCTACGAACGATCGAAGGGCATCCACGGAGAGAAGGCTTTCGGCACCGAACGCGATGTCAACGCCGCCGGCTATGAATACCTCACCCATTCGACCGCTCCGGTCACCGCACCCAGCACTGCCCCACGCGTCATGGTAGGCGGTCCCGACTGCTCACAGCCCTACAGCATGTCCCTGCTCAACGTCTCAGCGATGAGCTTCGGTGCCCTGTCCCCGAATGCCGTGCGCGCACTCAACCGAGGAGCCGAGATGGGCGGCTTCGCCCACGACACCGGCGAAGGCGGCATCTCGCCCTACCACCTCGAGAACAATGGCGACCTGATCTGGGAGGTCGGCTCGGGATACTTCGGCACGCGCACCGACGACGGCCGGTTCGATCCGGACCAGTTCGCGCAGCAGAGCTCGCGTGAGCAGGTCAAATGTGTGTCCCTGAAACTGAGCCAGGGAGCGAAGCCAGGCATCGGCGGCGTGCTGCCGGCGGCCAAGGTCACGGCGGAGATCGCGCGGGCCCGCGGAGTCCCGGAGGGCGAAAAATGTGTCAGCCCCGCGGCTCATTCTGCTTTCAGCACCCCGACCGAACTCATTGAGTTCATCGCTCGCATGCGTGAACTCTCGGGTGGGAAGCCGGCCGGTTTCAAATTGTGCGTCGGCTCCCGTATCGATGTGCTGGCGATCTGCAAGGCCATCAACGAGGTCGGCACAGCACCGGACTTCATCATCGTCGACGGCTCCGAGGGCGGAACCGGTGCGGCTCCGCTCGAATTCGAAGACCATATGGGAACGCCTCTGACCGACGGCCTGCTCACCGTGCACAACGCACTGGTGGGAACCGGTCTGCGAGACCAGATCCGGATCGGAGCCAGCGGCAAGGTCGCCACCGGCAACGACATCGTCAAACGCCTGGCACAAGGGGCCGACTACACGAATTCTGCACGAGCGATGATGATGGCCGTCGGCTGCATCCAGGCCCAGATCTGCCATACCGGCCTGTGCCCTGTCGGCGTTACGACACAGGATTTGAAGCGGCAGCGGGCCCTGCACGTGGGAGACAAGAGCGAACGCGTACAGAACTACCAGAAAGCGACCGTCGATCAGGCCGTCCAGATCATGGCGTCCATGGGTGTCAGCGACCCACGAGATCTGCGCCCCGAGTTCCTGCAGCGCAATATCGCACGCAATGAGCATCGCTCATATGCCGAACTCTACGAATGGCTGCAGCCGGGAGAGCTGCTGGCACAGGCACCGGAGTCATGGGCGAAGGACTGGGCTCTTGCCGACTCAGGCACCTTCCGGCGGCGCGCGTGA
- a CDS encoding methylenetetrahydrofolate reductase, producing the protein MSQANLSTLLKSARYEILPTAGVVDRVHEYVAPGRVITVTASTGLTLEATLSTAEQLQALGFQAVPHIAARMVQSRTELEEIVARIARAGIDRIFVPAGDATPPAGGYASALDLIVDLASMAAPIQHLGVSAYPETHPLISDDVTVQAMWDKRDYATHLVSNLCFDPAVIATWLARVRARGIELPLVLGIAGKVELTKLARVAGKIGVGESTRFLRKNTATFSRMAKPGGYNPRKLLDKLAPTLDNPAMGVVGLHIYTFNQIKDTEIWRRKQLAALGHTDEATIKNG; encoded by the coding sequence ATGTCACAGGCAAATCTGAGCACACTGCTCAAGTCCGCACGGTATGAAATCCTGCCCACCGCCGGAGTCGTCGACCGTGTCCACGAATACGTCGCGCCCGGCCGGGTGATCACGGTGACCGCCTCGACGGGCCTGACCCTTGAGGCGACACTGTCCACTGCGGAGCAGCTGCAGGCGCTCGGCTTCCAAGCGGTCCCCCACATCGCCGCGCGGATGGTGCAGAGCAGAACCGAGCTCGAAGAGATCGTCGCCCGCATCGCCCGGGCCGGCATCGATCGAATCTTCGTCCCCGCCGGTGACGCCACTCCTCCGGCTGGCGGCTACGCGAGTGCACTCGACCTCATCGTCGACCTCGCGAGCATGGCGGCACCTATCCAGCACCTCGGCGTCAGCGCCTACCCCGAGACCCACCCCCTCATCTCCGACGACGTCACCGTCCAGGCCATGTGGGACAAACGCGACTACGCCACCCACCTCGTATCGAACCTGTGCTTCGATCCAGCTGTGATCGCCACCTGGCTGGCCCGGGTCCGGGCCCGCGGCATCGAGCTGCCGCTCGTCCTCGGCATCGCGGGCAAGGTGGAGCTGACGAAGCTCGCACGAGTGGCGGGCAAGATCGGCGTCGGCGAATCGACGCGCTTCCTGCGCAAGAACACGGCGACCTTCTCCCGGATGGCCAAACCCGGCGGTTACAACCCACGGAAGCTCCTCGACAAGCTCGCCCCCACTCTCGACAATCCGGCTATGGGCGTGGTCGGACTGCACATCTACACGTTCAACCAGATCAAGGACACGGAGATCTGGAGGCGCAAGCAGCTCGCCGCCCTTGGCCACACCGACGAGGCGACGATCAAGAACGGCTGA
- a CDS encoding glycine cleavage T C-terminal barrel domain-containing protein — protein sequence MDQSDREVPINLRQSGPTPVEMLIDTRVRKSPYWELSMQQGCWRASIYNRMYHPRGYVPREDGGMMAEYQSLVNDVTLWNVAVERQIQVKGPDAEAFVNFVITRDATKIPVMRARYVILCNEAGGILNDPILLRVAIDEFWFSLSDTDLMLWLQGVNVGRKFDVTIQEIDVSPVQVQGPKSVDLISDLVGEEGRTLPSYGLMEAQVGGHDVIISQTGFTGEKGYEIYLKDSTKYAEDMWNAVLEAGVAHNLRVVAPSHHRRIAAGILSWGQDMDFETYPFQVNLSYQVPRKKEADYIGKAKLEEVREQIAAGTPPFKTQLVGLLVGGKPITDYAPDFWLVSATSGGDPVGYVTSPWYSPELEANIAMAHVPVEGSALGTEYWVQLPEPFADTPGEPVRAEVVEMPFRPSVNPNQRERLKMHGLDAAV from the coding sequence GTGGATCAAAGCGACAGAGAAGTCCCGATCAACCTACGCCAATCAGGCCCCACCCCAGTTGAGATGCTCATCGACACCAGAGTGCGCAAGTCGCCGTACTGGGAACTGTCCATGCAGCAGGGATGCTGGCGGGCCTCCATCTACAACCGGATGTACCACCCGCGCGGCTATGTGCCGCGCGAAGACGGCGGGATGATGGCCGAGTACCAGTCCCTCGTCAACGACGTGACCTTGTGGAACGTTGCTGTCGAACGTCAGATTCAGGTCAAGGGTCCCGACGCCGAGGCGTTCGTGAACTTTGTCATCACCCGTGACGCGACCAAGATCCCGGTCATGCGTGCCCGCTACGTGATCCTGTGCAATGAGGCCGGGGGCATTCTCAATGACCCGATCCTGCTGCGTGTGGCGATCGACGAATTCTGGTTCAGCCTCTCCGACACCGACCTCATGCTCTGGCTGCAGGGAGTCAACGTCGGCAGGAAGTTCGATGTCACCATCCAGGAGATCGACGTCTCGCCGGTTCAGGTTCAGGGACCGAAGTCCGTCGATCTCATCTCCGACCTGGTCGGAGAGGAGGGGCGCACGCTGCCCAGCTATGGACTGATGGAGGCCCAGGTCGGCGGGCATGACGTGATCATCTCCCAGACAGGATTCACGGGAGAGAAGGGCTACGAGATCTATCTCAAGGATTCGACCAAGTACGCCGAGGACATGTGGAACGCGGTGCTCGAAGCCGGGGTTGCCCACAATCTCAGGGTCGTTGCTCCCAGCCACCACCGCAGGATCGCCGCCGGCATCCTCTCGTGGGGCCAGGACATGGACTTCGAGACCTACCCGTTCCAAGTCAACCTCTCCTACCAGGTGCCGCGGAAGAAGGAGGCCGACTACATCGGAAAGGCCAAGCTCGAGGAAGTTCGCGAGCAGATCGCGGCCGGCACTCCACCGTTCAAGACTCAGCTCGTGGGCTTGCTGGTCGGCGGAAAGCCGATCACGGACTACGCTCCCGACTTCTGGCTGGTCAGCGCCACATCCGGTGGCGACCCAGTCGGGTATGTGACTTCGCCCTGGTACTCGCCGGAACTCGAGGCCAATATCGCGATGGCTCATGTGCCGGTCGAGGGCAGTGCGCTGGGAACCGAGTACTGGGTTCAGCTGCCCGAGCCCTTCGCCGACACCCCGGGTGAACCCGTCCGCGCCGAGGTGGTGGAGATGCCGTTTCGACCAAGCGTCAATCCCAACCAGCGTGAACGTCTGAAGATGCACGGCCTCGACGCCGCCGTCTGA
- a CDS encoding APC family permease, which yields MTQQQSVATDRGHGFVKALGTVDALFIGFGAMIGFGWVVLTGEWLSGAGTLGAILAFAVGGVIMCFVGTVYSELVAAMPHAGGEHNYLIRAMGPRVSLFGSWAITGGYISVVMFEAVAVPKTALYLFPNLEHIKLWTVAESDVYLTWALVGTVTAIFISWINIRGVKLASLVQTFVVSFLIIVAFLLLTGGLVGGETANAEPLFTGGGAGFIAVVAVVPFLFVGFDVIPQSAEEIKLPPAKIGKLVVISVLMAVAFYIIIIWMTSLAMPASELATHDLVTADALATMFNSAFWGKLVIAGGLAGIITSWNAFLMGSSRLMWAMAVAGMIPAWFGKLHPRYRTPVNSIIFIGILSALAPFLGAAALGWIVDAGSPAIVIAYFLVSIGFLVLRKREPAMDRPLRIGGKSNGGMVIGVISAVLTLALFVLYLPITPWSAQLAWQSWAMFGLWLAVGVFFMFRLPTGVKAGPNAEVELLAKVKSLRRK from the coding sequence ATGACTCAACAGCAATCAGTGGCCACCGACCGGGGCCACGGCTTCGTCAAGGCACTCGGAACGGTCGACGCACTGTTCATCGGGTTCGGAGCGATGATCGGCTTCGGCTGGGTCGTCCTCACCGGTGAGTGGCTCAGCGGCGCCGGAACCCTGGGTGCCATCCTCGCCTTCGCCGTCGGCGGCGTCATCATGTGCTTCGTCGGCACGGTCTACTCCGAGCTGGTTGCCGCCATGCCGCACGCCGGCGGTGAGCACAATTACCTCATCCGGGCGATGGGCCCCCGCGTCTCTCTGTTCGGCTCGTGGGCGATCACCGGCGGCTACATCAGTGTCGTCATGTTCGAAGCAGTCGCAGTACCCAAAACTGCGCTCTATCTGTTCCCGAACCTCGAGCACATCAAGCTGTGGACTGTTGCCGAATCCGATGTCTACCTCACCTGGGCTCTCGTCGGCACTGTCACCGCGATCTTCATCTCCTGGATCAACATCCGCGGCGTCAAACTCGCCTCGCTGGTCCAGACCTTCGTGGTCTCGTTCCTCATCATCGTTGCCTTCCTGCTCCTGACCGGTGGTCTGGTCGGAGGCGAAACCGCCAATGCCGAACCGCTCTTCACCGGTGGCGGTGCCGGCTTCATCGCAGTGGTCGCCGTCGTGCCCTTCCTATTCGTCGGTTTCGACGTCATTCCGCAGTCCGCGGAGGAGATCAAGCTGCCGCCGGCGAAGATCGGCAAGCTCGTCGTCATCTCCGTCCTCATGGCAGTCGCGTTCTACATCATCATCATCTGGATGACGTCGCTGGCCATGCCCGCCTCGGAGCTCGCCACCCATGACCTCGTGACTGCGGATGCTCTGGCCACAATGTTCAACTCCGCGTTCTGGGGCAAGCTCGTCATCGCCGGCGGTCTGGCCGGCATCATCACCTCCTGGAACGCATTCCTCATGGGTTCGTCTCGCCTGATGTGGGCCATGGCCGTGGCCGGTATGATCCCCGCCTGGTTCGGCAAGCTGCACCCGCGTTACCGCACCCCCGTCAACTCGATCATCTTCATCGGCATTCTCTCGGCGCTGGCGCCATTCCTCGGCGCAGCGGCCCTGGGCTGGATCGTCGACGCCGGCTCACCCGCCATCGTCATCGCCTACTTCCTCGTCAGCATCGGATTCCTCGTCCTGCGCAAGCGCGAACCGGCGATGGACCGTCCCCTGCGCATCGGCGGCAAGAGCAATGGCGGCATGGTCATCGGAGTCATCTCAGCCGTGCTCACCCTGGCGTTGTTCGTCCTCTATCTGCCGATCACCCCCTGGTCGGCACAGCTGGCATGGCAGTCCTGGGCGATGTTCGGCCTCTGGCTGGCAGTCGGAGTCTTCTTCATGTTCCGTCTGCCTACCGGCGTCAAGGCAGGACCCAACGCAGAAGTCGAACTCCTCGCCAAGGTCAAGTCCCTGCGCAGGAAGTGA
- a CDS encoding antibiotic biosynthesis monooxygenase family protein, whose amino-acid sequence MSVVAINTLTVPEAARGELEKRFAARKHSVDGSPGFEGFQLLRPVAGGDQYFVYTQWATREDFENWKQARQPAHETNGKEPVSEQANLLEFEVVDLGE is encoded by the coding sequence ATGTCCGTCGTCGCCATCAATACCCTTACCGTCCCCGAGGCTGCTCGCGGTGAGCTCGAGAAGCGCTTCGCGGCACGCAAGCACTCCGTCGACGGCTCGCCCGGCTTCGAAGGCTTCCAGCTGCTGCGCCCGGTCGCCGGCGGTGACCAGTACTTCGTCTACACGCAGTGGGCCACACGCGAAGACTTCGAGAACTGGAAGCAGGCACGCCAGCCGGCCCACGAAACCAACGGCAAGGAGCCGGTCTCTGAGCAGGCCAACCTTCTCGAGTTCGAGGTAGTCGACCTCGGCGAGTGA